In Oryza brachyantha chromosome 2, ObraRS2, whole genome shotgun sequence, a single window of DNA contains:
- the LOC102709538 gene encoding plasma membrane ATPase-like — MEMETAKASGLEQIRNEAVDLENIPLANVFVFLKCTEKGLTTGEGNERAAVFGPNKLEEKKESRILKFLGFMWNPLSWVMEVAAIMAIALANGGDRPPDWQDFVGIVVLLLLNSSISYFEESNAGSAAEALMANLAPKTKVLRDGRWAEEDAAILVPGDIISIKLGDIVPADARLLQGDPLKVDQSALTGESLPVTKCPGESVYSGSTCKQGEINAVVIATGVHTFFGKAAHLVDSTNQVGHFQKVLRAIGNFCIAAIAIGMVIEVIVMYLIQHRHYRDGIDNLLVLLIGGIPIAMPTVLSVTMAIGSHRLSEQGAITKRMTAIEEMAAMTALCSDKTGTLTLNKLGVDKDFIEVFADGVGKEDVILLAARASRVENQDAIDTAMVGMLDDPKDARRGIEEVHFLPFNPVDKRTALTYIKVDDGTWHRVSKGAPEQILSLCNCSDDMKKRVHAVIDKYADRGLRSLAVARQEVPEKNKESPGEKWEFVGLLPLLDPPRHDSAETIKRALHLGVNVKMITGDQLAIAKETGRRLGMGVNMYPSSALLGQGMDDSIAPVPIDELIEKADGFAGVFPEHKYEIVKRLQEMKHICGMTGDGVNDAPALKRADIGIAVADATDAARSASDIVLTEPGLSVIISAVLTSRSIFQRMKNYTIYAVSITIRIVLGFMLIALIWKFDFSPFMILIIAILNDGTIMTIAKDRVKPSPQPDSWKLREIFITGIVYGTYLAVMTVVFFWAMRSTDFFTNTFHVKPLLEKEEMMSALYLQVSIISQALIFVTRSRSWCFVERPGMLLCVAFAIAQIVATCLTVYLDLGFAHMRGIGWRWAGVIWLYSVVTFIPLDWFKFAVRYALSGRAWDTLIERKVAFTSKKDYGRGEREAQWVTAQRTRHGLPTTPEVEELANERRSYGELSELAEQAKRRADVARLREHTAHPNQN, encoded by the exons atggagatggagacggCGAAGGCGAGTGGGCTCGAGCAGATCAGGAACGAGGCCGTTGATCTG GAGAACATCCCGTTGGCCAATGTGTTCGTGTTTCTCAAATGCACCGAGAAAGGTCTCACCACCGGCGAGGGCAAcgagcgcgccgccgtcttcgGCCCCAACAAACTCGAGGAGAAAAAA GAGAGTAGGATACTGAAGTTTCTGGGGTTCATGTGGAACCCGCTGTCGTGGGTGATGGAAGTGGCGGCGATCATGGCGATCGCGctggcgaacggcggcgaccggccgcCGGACTGGCAGGACTTCGTCGGGATcgtcgtgctgctgctgctcaacTCGAGCATATCGTACTTCGAGGAGAGCAAcgccggcagcgcggcggaggcgctcATGGCGAACCTGGCTCCCAAGACGAAGGTTCTCCGCGACGGGAGGTGGGCGGAGGAGGATGCCGCCATCCTCGTCCCCGGCGACATAATCAGCATTAAGCTCGGAGACATCGTGCCGGCCGACGCGCGCCTCCTCCAGGGCGACCCGCTTAAGGTGGACCAGTCTGCGCTCACCGGCGAGTCGCTGCCGGTGACCAAGTGCCCCGGCGAGAGCGTCTACTCGGGGTCGACGTGCAAGCAGGGCGAGATCAacgccgtcgtcatcgccacCGGCGTGCACACCTTCTTTGGGAAGGCGGCGCACCTCGTCGACAGCACCAACCAGGTCGGCCACTTCCAGAAGGTGCTCCGCGCCATCGGCAACTTCTGCATCGCCGCCATTGCCATCGGGATGGTCATCGAGGTGATCGTCATGTACCTCATCCAGCACCGCCACTACCGCGATGGTATCGACAACCTGCTCGTCCTCCTCATCGGCGGCATCCCCATCGCGATGCCCACCGTGCTGTCGGTCACCATGGCGATCGGGTCGCACCGCTTGTCCGAGCAGGGCGCTATCACCAAGCGCATGACGGCGATCGAGGAGATGGCCGCCATGACCGCGCTCTGCAGCGACAAGACGGGTACCCTCACCCTGAACAAGCTCGGCGTCGACAAGGACTTCATCGAGGTGTTCGCCGATGGCGTCGGCAAGGAAGACGTgatcctcctcgccgccaggGCGTCGCGCGTCGAGAACCAGGACGCTATCGACACCGCCATGGTCGGCATGCTCGACGACCCCAAGGACGCCCGCCGCGGCATCGAGGAGGTCCACTTCCTCCCCTTCAACCCCGTCGACAAGCGCACCGCCCTCACGTACATCAAAGTCGACGACGGCACATGGCACCGCGTCAGCAAGGGAGCCCCCGAGCAG ATTTTGTCGCTGTGCAACTGCAGCGACGACATGAAGAAGAGGGTGCACGCGGTGATCGACAAGTACGCCGACCGCGGCCTCCGGTCGCTCGCCGTCGCGAGGCAAGAGGTGCCGGAGAAGAACAAGGAAAGCCCCGGCGAGAAGTGGGAGTTCGTCGGGCTGTTGCCGCTGCTTGACCCGCCGCGGCACGACAGCGCCGAGACCATCAAGCGTGCGCTCCACCTCGGTGTCAACGTCAAGATGATCACCG GTGATCAGCTCGCCATCGCCAAGGAGACCGGGAGGAGGCTCGGCATGGGCGTCAACATGTACCCCTCATCGGCACTGCTCGGCCAGGGCATGGACGACTCCATCGCCCCCGTCCCCATCGACGAGCTCATCGAGAAGGCCGACGGCTTCGCCGGCGTCTTCCCAG AGCACAAGTACGAGATCGTGAAGAGGCTTCAGGAGATGAAGCACATCTGCGGCatgaccggcgacggcgtcaaCGACGCGCCGGCGCTGAAGAGGGCGGACATCgggatcgccgtcgccgacgccaccgACGCCGCTAGGAGCGCCTCCGACATCGTGCTCACCGAGCCGGGTCTGAGCGTCATCATTAGCGCCGTGCTCACCAGCCGTTCCATATTTCAAAGAATGAAAAATTACACG ATTTACGCGGTTTCGATCACCATCCGTATTGTG CTTGGGTTCATGCTCATCGCGCTGATCTGGAAGTTCGACTTCTCGCCGTTCATGATCCTGATCATCGCCATTCTTAACGACG gAACAATCATGACCATCGCCAAGGACAGAGTGAAGCCGTCGCCGCAGCCGGACAGCTGGAAGCTACGGGAGATCTTCATCACCGGCATCGTCTACGGCACCTACCTGGCCGTCATGACGGTCGTCTTCTTCTGGGCCATGAGGAGCACCGATTTCTTCACC AACACGTTCCATGTGAAGCCATTgctggagaaggaggagaTGATGTCGGCGCTGTACCTGCAGGTGAGCATCATCAGCCAGGCGCTCATCTTCGTGACGAGGTCGCGCAGCTGGTGCTTCGTGGAGCGCCCGGGGATGCTTCTGTGCGTCGCCTTCGCCATCGCGCAGATC GTGGCGACGTGCTTGACGGTGTACCTCGACCTGGGGTTCGCGCACATGAGGGGCATCGGGTGGCGGTGGGCCGGCGTCATATGGCTCTACAGCGTCGTCACCTTCATCCCCCTCGACTGGTTCAAGTTCGCCGTCCGCTACGCCCTCAGCGGCCGCGCCTGGGACACCCTCATCGAGCGCAAG GTGGCGTTCACGAGCAAGAAGGACTacgggagaggggagagggaggcgcaGTGGGTGACGGCGCAGAGGACGCGGCACGGGCTGCCGACGACGCCGGAGGTGGAAGAGCTGGCGAACGAGCGGAGGAGCTACGGGGAGCTGTCGGAGCTCGCCGAGCAGGCCAAGCGCCGCGCCGACGTGGCCAGGCTGCGCGAGCACACAGCACACCCCaaccaaaactaa